The proteins below come from a single Pseudomonadota bacterium genomic window:
- a CDS encoding response regulator transcription factor, whose product MLRVIIADDHPVVLKGIKEIIEEHFDDATIDTTSKGYELLNKINDNDYDIVILDISLPDINGLEVLREIKKKNHKLHVLILSMYPEEQYAARAIKAGANGYLTKKSASDELVLAVRKILSGKRYLSPAFAEKMMLDFESDTQKPLHENLSDRELQVLCMIGKGKAVKEIAGELYLSTNTVRTYRTRILEKIGVKGTSELIHYAIIHNLTQD is encoded by the coding sequence ATGCTCCGTGTTATCATTGCCGATGACCACCCGGTCGTACTCAAAGGTATTAAAGAGATCATCGAGGAACACTTCGACGATGCGACGATTGATACAACCTCTAAGGGCTATGAACTGTTGAACAAGATTAACGACAATGATTACGATATCGTTATTCTTGATATTTCGCTCCCCGATATCAATGGTCTGGAAGTCTTGAGAGAAATTAAAAAGAAGAACCATAAACTCCATGTTCTTATCCTGAGCATGTATCCTGAAGAGCAATATGCTGCCCGCGCCATAAAAGCCGGAGCAAACGGCTATCTTACAAAGAAAAGTGCATCGGATGAATTGGTGCTGGCAGTACGGAAAATTCTGTCCGGTAAGAGATATTTAAGCCCGGCCTTTGCCGAAAAGATGATGCTCGATTTCGAGTCAGATACACAAAAACCTCTCCATGAAAACCTCTCCGATCGTGAGCTTCAAGTATTGTGTATGATCGGCAAAGGAAAGGCGGTGAAAGAAATAGCCGGGGAACTCTATCTGAGCACAAACACCGTAAGGACATATCGGACCCGCATTCTGGAAAAAATCGGCGTAAAGGGAACCAGCGAGCTGATTCATTACGCCATAATACACAACTTGACGCAAGATTAA
- a CDS encoding PAS domain S-box protein, which yields MNKSYRTRRQLLDELQELTSRMMEAEETLRAIRNGEVDGLVVSTEEGDHVFTLTGAEHPYRVMIETMNEGAVTLASKGTILFCNQRFASIVKEPLETIIGSSIYQYISSKDLQLYETLVEHGLKENCKVELELRSGGDNFAPVLLSVNPLQPPPDTSSGDLCMIVTDLTEQKHNEEILAEGKLTTQILEQAAEIFVLCDHQGRIIRASQSANRFLGSSPIFQTFDEVFHLLHPDGTRFVLLSAVSDKTLHAIEVHFEHGDNELASFLLSVNSLVTHGGVIGIIVVMVDVTARRVVEKELQRSQKLFHTIARVSPVGLFRTDTKGQFVYVNEYWSEITNLSADETYGEGWEKALYPEDRERVLNEWHRAIKMDLPFESEFRFLKHNGIIKWVIGRAIAERGIYGERLGHVGTITDITEHKSMEDELQQAYDGLEERIEERTAQLVELNKSLKREASKRKTVGDKLRESQKRLRNLTSHLQQIREQERSYLSRELHDELGQVLTGLKMDVRWIERRLPEDSASITERLNSMLTLVDNAILSVQRLSMALRPPALDDFGLNEAIELLLTDFEKRTDIACEFISTPHSMALDRKVSTEVFRIFQEALTNISRHANAQKVAIILHNTADRFTMEVRDDGKGITKKEITDAASIGLTGIRERVYALEGTLEINGVHGKGTTVTVIIPLKKNTTIKRRPRKTAEEV from the coding sequence ATGAACAAATCGTATAGAACGCGCCGGCAACTTTTGGATGAGTTGCAGGAACTCACGTCGCGGATGATGGAAGCCGAGGAAACTCTGCGCGCTATCCGAAACGGCGAGGTGGATGGTCTGGTTGTCTCAACGGAGGAAGGAGATCATGTCTTTACACTAACAGGTGCCGAGCATCCTTACAGGGTTATGATTGAAACCATGAATGAAGGGGCCGTTACCCTTGCTTCCAAAGGTACGATCCTTTTCTGTAACCAACGTTTTGCAAGTATTGTCAAAGAGCCTCTGGAAACAATAATAGGATCTTCAATCTACCAATACATATCATCAAAAGACCTTCAATTATATGAGACATTGGTTGAGCATGGTTTAAAGGAGAACTGTAAGGTAGAATTGGAATTACGGTCCGGAGGGGATAACTTTGCACCTGTCTTGCTTTCCGTAAACCCCCTTCAGCCACCCCCCGATACGTCCTCCGGTGACTTGTGCATGATAGTTACCGACCTGACGGAACAAAAGCACAATGAAGAGATATTGGCAGAGGGAAAACTGACAACCCAAATTCTCGAACAAGCTGCAGAAATATTTGTTCTCTGTGACCACCAGGGCCGTATTATCCGTGCAAGTCAGTCGGCCAATAGGTTTCTCGGTAGCAGCCCAATCTTCCAGACATTTGACGAGGTATTTCACCTCCTCCATCCCGACGGGACTCGCTTTGTCCTTCTATCTGCAGTGAGTGACAAGACCCTCCACGCGATTGAGGTCCATTTTGAACATGGGGATAACGAGCTTGCTTCCTTTTTATTGAGTGTAAATTCGCTTGTCACTCATGGAGGTGTCATCGGCATTATTGTCGTAATGGTGGACGTCACCGCCAGAAGAGTAGTCGAGAAGGAACTCCAGAGGAGTCAGAAGCTTTTCCACACAATCGCCCGGGTATCTCCGGTGGGACTATTCCGTACTGACACTAAAGGACAGTTTGTCTACGTAAATGAATACTGGTCTGAAATTACCAACCTATCAGCCGACGAGACATATGGAGAAGGGTGGGAAAAAGCGCTGTACCCTGAGGACAGAGAAAGGGTCTTGAACGAATGGCATCGGGCGATCAAAATGGATCTGCCTTTCGAATCAGAATTCCGCTTCCTGAAGCACAACGGTATTATAAAATGGGTGATAGGGAGAGCAATAGCTGAAAGAGGCATATATGGAGAAAGGCTCGGCCATGTGGGGACCATCACCGATATCACCGAGCACAAAAGTATGGAGGATGAGCTTCAGCAAGCGTACGACGGATTGGAAGAACGGATTGAAGAACGGACAGCTCAATTGGTTGAATTAAATAAGTCACTTAAACGGGAAGCCTCGAAACGAAAAACAGTTGGAGATAAACTGAGGGAATCACAGAAACGATTGCGCAATCTCACCAGCCATTTACAACAAATCAGAGAACAGGAAAGGTCTTATCTCTCCCGGGAGCTACATGATGAATTAGGGCAGGTCCTGACGGGTTTAAAAATGGATGTACGCTGGATAGAAAGACGATTACCGGAAGACAGTGCATCGATTACAGAAAGACTTAACTCAATGCTTACGCTTGTTGATAACGCCATCCTTTCCGTGCAAAGACTTTCCATGGCATTGAGACCTCCGGCCCTTGACGATTTCGGCCTCAATGAAGCAATAGAATTACTGTTAACTGATTTTGAAAAGAGGACAGACATTGCCTGCGAGTTTATTTCTACACCCCACAGTATGGCCCTTGACAGGAAAGTTTCTACAGAGGTTTTTCGTATCTTCCAGGAAGCCCTTACTAACATTTCCCGTCATGCCAACGCTCAAAAGGTTGCGATAATCCTGCATAATACGGCAGACAGATTCACTATGGAAGTCAGGGATGACGGGAAAGGAATTACAAAAAAGGAGATAACAGACGCTGCGTCTATTGGATTGACAGGCATACGTGAACGGGTATATGCCCTTGAGGGAACCCTGGAAATTAACGGCGTTCACGGGAAAGGAACAACCGTTACCGTAATCATCCCCCTCAAAAAAAACACAACAATAAAGCGTCGTCCCAGAAAGACGGCGGAGGAGGTCTGA
- a CDS encoding circadian clock KaiB family protein codes for MESKRGKTSTEEFEEASAKQTPAKYVLRLYVTGMTPKSTLAIGNVRKLCEEYLSGRYELEVIDIYQQPKLAKGEQIIATPTLIKKLPLPLRRLIGDMSDTERFLIGIDLKPKHS; via the coding sequence ATGGAGAGTAAAAGAGGGAAAACGAGCACTGAGGAATTCGAAGAAGCGTCAGCGAAGCAAACCCCGGCAAAGTATGTTCTTCGGCTGTATGTTACAGGGATGACTCCAAAGTCAACCCTGGCAATCGGCAATGTCCGGAAACTCTGTGAAGAATACCTGTCGGGCCGCTATGAACTCGAAGTGATAGATATCTACCAGCAGCCCAAGCTGGCCAAGGGAGAGCAAATTATTGCCACCCCGACGCTCATCAAGAAACTTCCTCTGCCACTCAGAAGGCTCATTGGCGACATGTCGGACACGGAAAGGTTTCTTATAGGCATCGATCTGAAACCCAAGCATTCATGA
- a CDS encoding circadian clock KaiB family protein produces MKAVSEKKGEKAKNDSTEEIWKLTLYVAGQTPKSITAFTNLKKICEEHLAGKYRIEVIDLLRNPQLAKKDQIIAIPTLVRKLPEPLKKIIGDLANTERVLVGLDISSGP; encoded by the coding sequence GTGAAAGCTGTCTCAGAAAAAAAAGGGGAGAAAGCAAAGAACGATTCAACAGAAGAAATATGGAAGCTGACGTTATATGTGGCCGGTCAGACCCCGAAATCGATTACGGCCTTTACTAATTTAAAAAAGATATGTGAAGAGCACCTTGCCGGGAAATACCGCATTGAAGTGATAGATCTTTTAAGAAATCCCCAACTTGCTAAAAAGGATCAGATTATTGCCATACCGACACTGGTAAGGAAGCTTCCTGAACCGCTTAAAAAGATTATCGGAGATCTGGCAAACACAGAGCGCGTGCTGGTGGGACTGGATATTAGTTCCGGTCCCTGA
- the kaiC gene encoding circadian clock protein KaiC has protein sequence MGKAKHDVDFLEKCLTGIKGLDEITKGGLPRGRPTLICGSAGCGKTLFAMEFLMRGALDYGEPGVFMTFEETPEDLAKNFISLGFDLHDMMTRGLIATDHVYIERSEVEETGEYDLEGLFIRLGNAIDSIGAKRVVLDTIEALFSGLSNAAILRAELRRLFHWLKDRGVTAIITGEKGDKLLTRYGLEEYVADCVILLDFRIDKQISTRRLRIVKYRGSSHGSDEYPFLIDESGLSILPITSLGIDYPVSTERIATGIPKLDAMLEGKGFYRGSTILVSGTAGTGKTSMSATFADAACRRGERCLYCAFEESPGQIIRNMSSIGIDLARWVKQGLLKFHSARPSLYGLEMHLLTFHKKIDKFNPQVFIIDPISNLSAAGTESEVKSILTRLIDYLKMKNISTFLTDLTHFTGNLEHTSEEISSLIDTWLLLRDIELNGERNRGLYILKSRGMPHSNQIQEFLLTNQGIELIDIYTGSGEVLTGSARAAQDAGEKASEQTRRREVDRRIREQERKRNALETKIAALRAEFDVETEEVLLMAEEEQKRQTVLTGDRLEMAYLRKGKPLVPEAMRSKKKKGE, from the coding sequence ATGGGCAAGGCAAAACATGATGTTGATTTTCTTGAAAAATGCCTGACGGGCATCAAGGGCCTCGATGAGATTACAAAGGGAGGGCTTCCGAGGGGCAGGCCAACTCTGATCTGCGGCAGTGCGGGTTGCGGTAAAACACTTTTCGCCATGGAGTTTCTCATGCGGGGCGCCCTGGATTATGGAGAACCCGGGGTCTTTATGACCTTCGAGGAGACGCCGGAGGATCTTGCGAAGAACTTCATCTCCCTTGGTTTTGATCTCCACGACATGATGACGCGTGGCCTTATCGCAACTGACCACGTCTACATCGAGCGGAGCGAGGTTGAGGAGACGGGTGAGTATGACCTGGAAGGATTATTCATCCGCCTGGGCAATGCCATTGATTCCATCGGGGCGAAGCGGGTTGTCTTAGATACCATAGAAGCACTTTTCTCCGGGCTGTCTAATGCCGCTATCCTTCGGGCAGAGCTTCGCCGGCTTTTTCACTGGTTGAAAGACCGCGGTGTGACGGCCATTATTACAGGGGAAAAGGGCGATAAGCTCCTGACACGCTACGGGCTCGAGGAATACGTGGCCGATTGCGTGATTCTCCTCGACTTCCGCATTGATAAGCAAATTTCCACCCGCCGCCTGCGTATTGTCAAGTACCGCGGCTCATCTCACGGCTCCGATGAGTATCCCTTCCTGATAGACGAGAGCGGCCTCTCTATCCTTCCCATCACTTCCCTGGGGATCGATTACCCCGTTTCCACAGAGCGCATTGCCACGGGCATCCCCAAGTTGGATGCAATGCTTGAGGGAAAAGGGTTCTACCGGGGCAGCACCATCCTTGTCTCCGGTACAGCGGGCACAGGCAAAACAAGTATGTCGGCCACCTTTGCCGACGCCGCTTGCAGGCGAGGTGAGCGCTGCCTGTATTGTGCCTTCGAGGAATCTCCCGGCCAGATCATCCGGAACATGAGCTCTATCGGCATTGATCTTGCCCGATGGGTGAAACAGGGGCTTCTCAAGTTTCATTCAGCCCGGCCTTCGCTTTACGGTCTTGAGATGCATCTTCTCACCTTCCATAAAAAGATCGATAAGTTTAACCCCCAGGTTTTCATTATAGACCCGATCAGTAACCTGAGCGCTGCGGGAACAGAATCAGAGGTCAAATCCATATTAACGCGCCTGATCGATTATTTGAAGATGAAAAATATCTCAACTTTCCTTACGGACCTCACTCATTTTACAGGCAACCTTGAACACACAAGCGAAGAGATATCTTCTCTCATTGATACGTGGCTACTTCTGAGGGACATCGAACTCAACGGGGAACGCAACCGGGGCCTCTACATTTTGAAGTCCCGCGGCATGCCCCACTCCAACCAGATTCAAGAATTCCTGCTTACGAACCAGGGCATTGAACTTATCGATATCTATACCGGTTCCGGTGAGGTATTAACCGGCAGTGCCAGAGCAGCCCAGGATGCCGGGGAAAAGGCCTCTGAGCAGACACGCCGGCGTGAGGTGGATCGCAGGATCCGTGAGCAGGAGCGCAAGAGGAATGCCCTGGAAACAAAGATTGCAGCATTGCGTGCCGAGTTCGATGTGGAAACCGAAGAAGTGCTTTTGATGGCAGAAGAAGAGCAAAAAAGACAAACTGTCCTGACAGGAGACCGTTTAGAAATGGCGTATCTTCGCAAGGGGAAACCGTTAGTTCCGGAGGCTATGCGCTCGAAGAAGAAGAAAGGAGAGTAA
- a CDS encoding ParB/RepB/Spo0J family partition protein: MATKKTSVNPEFLYIPVDKIVVMEQVRSNIDIETDSFKSLMQSIKDKGILEPLIVTGQDDGTYLLICGERRLVAAQQLGLETVPVRVIEAGNELGDTIAIQLTENLQREDLNPIDQAKGILSFIQAKHPEKGYDVDGVMSELVNYNRSPEYVSEDFSATVAEISEISGKSIRTLHRTISLLKLSPEIQATISSGNLPVSQGYLFAANLECPNLKNIFDAVIKTPVTNATLERMLTAYKKVKPDPNNTKPKSVKKQVKGLISIKTDFEKGIGTYIREDVEKYLYELQVFCNFVQQQMFITPYGKKRPPQV, translated from the coding sequence ATGGCAACTAAGAAGACAAGTGTAAATCCTGAGTTTCTGTACATTCCAGTAGACAAGATTGTAGTAATGGAACAGGTGAGATCGAACATTGATATTGAAACAGACTCATTCAAGTCTCTCATGCAATCGATTAAAGACAAAGGCATCTTAGAACCTCTCATTGTAACAGGGCAGGATGACGGGACATATCTACTCATCTGTGGAGAGAGGCGTCTTGTTGCAGCCCAACAACTCGGGCTTGAAACCGTACCGGTGCGAGTTATTGAAGCAGGTAATGAATTAGGGGACACTATAGCCATTCAACTTACTGAGAACCTCCAGCGTGAAGACCTAAATCCCATAGACCAGGCCAAAGGGATACTCTCTTTTATTCAGGCAAAACATCCTGAGAAGGGATATGATGTGGATGGGGTAATGAGTGAATTGGTAAATTACAATCGTTCTCCAGAATATGTATCGGAAGATTTTTCTGCCACTGTGGCAGAAATTTCTGAAATCTCCGGAAAGTCAATACGGACGCTGCATCGCACTATTTCACTTTTAAAACTTTCTCCTGAAATTCAGGCAACAATTTCGTCAGGAAATCTCCCTGTTTCACAGGGATATCTCTTTGCCGCAAACCTCGAATGTCCCAATCTTAAAAACATATTCGATGCTGTCATAAAGACACCGGTAACAAATGCTACACTTGAAAGGATGCTCACAGCATACAAAAAAGTCAAACCTGACCCGAATAATACAAAGCCCAAATCCGTTAAGAAGCAGGTTAAAGGTCTGATATCCATAAAAACAGATTTTGAGAAAGGCATTGGAACCTATATACGGGAAGATGTTGAAAAATATCTCTATGAACTGCAGGTTTTCTGTAATTTTGTGCAGCAACAGATGTTTATAACCCCGTACGGAAAGAAAAGACCGCCGCAAGTATAA